The Carcharodon carcharias isolate sCarCar2 chromosome 15, sCarCar2.pri, whole genome shotgun sequence genome includes a window with the following:
- the cplane2 gene encoding ciliogenesis and planar polarity effector 2, with protein sequence MAVFLKSGSLVTANWLNTVDGREYLASILRRNRRKVFGLLERPVLPPQVAPDTASYKIFLSGKSGVGKTAAIAKFAGLEISSVHHETTGIQTRTVYWPAKLVESGRVIMFRFQFWDCGEASLKKFDHILAACKDKADAILFLFSFTDRSSFDDLPSQMSRVMHDSEKIIKIVIGTKFDQYMHTDVTERDLRDFQKTWHLPVFKIKSINGPRLSDGKTLDGKAGLLEVEHILNGVAEQLWYQDQVTAGLVPAPHHR encoded by the exons ATGGCAGTCTTCCTGAAATCAGGATCTCTAGTAACAGCCAATTGGCTCAACACTGTGGACGGCCGGGAATATCTGGCCAGTATCTTGCgcagaaacaggagaaaagtGTTTG GATTGCTTGAGCGGCCGGTGCTCCCACCACAGGTTGCACCTGACACTGCTAGTTACAAGATCTTtctgtctgggaagagtggagTAGGAAAAACAGCAGCAATTGCAAAGTTCGCTGGTTTAGAAATTTCCAGTGTTCATCATGAGACCACAG GAATTCAGACAAGGACAGTTTATTGGCCAGCAAAGCTGGTGGAGAGCGGTCGAGTGATAATGTTTCGCTTTCAGTTCTGGGACTGCGGTGAGGCCTCACTGAAGAAGTTTGACCACATTCTTGCT GCCTGCAAGGACAAGGCTGACGCCATCTTGTTCCTTTTCTCCTTCACTGATCGGTCATCATTCGACGATTTACCCAGTCAAATGTCACGAGTCATGCATGATTCTGAGAAGATTATTAAAATTGTTATTGGCACAAA ATTTGACCAATATATGCACACAGATGTCACTGAGAGGGATCTTCGTGATTTCCAGAAGACATGGCATCTGCCTGTCTTCAAAATAAAGAGCATCAATGGTCCACGATTGTCAGATGGAAAAACTCTTGATGGCAAAGCAGGGCTGCTGGAGGTAGAGCACATACTGAATGGAGTGGCTGAACAGCTCTGGTACCAAGATCAAGTGACAGCAGGACTTGTCCCTGCACCACACCACCGTTGA